Proteins encoded together in one Bacteroidales bacterium window:
- the murG gene encoding undecaprenyldiphospho-muramoylpentapeptide beta-N-acetylglucosaminyltransferase: protein MKSSSIRVIISGGGTGGHIFPAIAIANAIKEILPDSEILFVGAKGRMEMEKVPAAGYKIEGLWISGIQRRLTYKNFLVPFKIISSLIRSRSIIKNFKPDVVVGVGGYASWAVVKAANYNKIPTLIQEQNSFPGKSNINLSKKVNKICVAFPEMKKYFPVEKIVLTGNPVRKDVIDIENKKQEALKFFGLKENHKIIFAVGGSLGARTINESICKSLSLLKEKNIQLIWQTGKAYYETAKAEVKNYTGNGIAVYDFINRMDLAYAAADLVVSRAGAISVSELCCVGKPAILVPSPNVAEDHQTKNAMALVKENAARLVKDSECRQILSEVINEMFGNEEEMKNLSCNIKRLALPDAAITIAKEVIKLTGKIFK from the coding sequence ATGAAGAGCAGTAGTATAAGAGTGATCATAAGTGGCGGAGGTACCGGGGGACATATTTTCCCTGCAATTGCTATTGCAAATGCTATAAAAGAAATTTTACCCGATTCGGAAATTCTTTTTGTAGGCGCCAAAGGCAGGATGGAAATGGAAAAAGTTCCGGCTGCCGGATATAAGATTGAAGGGTTATGGATTAGCGGAATTCAAAGAAGATTGACGTATAAAAATTTTTTGGTGCCGTTTAAAATAATTTCCAGTTTGATAAGATCGCGCAGCATCATTAAGAATTTTAAACCCGATGTGGTGGTTGGTGTTGGAGGCTATGCCAGCTGGGCAGTTGTAAAAGCTGCAAATTATAATAAAATCCCTACACTCATACAGGAGCAAAATTCTTTCCCGGGAAAATCAAATATCAATCTGTCAAAAAAAGTAAATAAAATTTGTGTTGCTTTTCCTGAAATGAAAAAATATTTTCCGGTTGAAAAAATTGTTTTGACCGGTAATCCTGTCAGAAAAGATGTGATAGATATTGAAAATAAAAAACAGGAAGCATTAAAATTTTTCGGTTTAAAAGAAAATCATAAAATCATTTTTGCTGTAGGCGGAAGCTTGGGAGCAAGGACTATCAACGAAAGTATATGCAAGTCTTTGTCTTTATTGAAAGAAAAAAATATTCAATTGATATGGCAGACAGGAAAAGCTTATTATGAAACAGCAAAAGCTGAAGTAAAAAATTATACGGGTAATGGAATTGCCGTTTATGATTTCATTAACAGGATGGATTTGGCTTATGCCGCAGCTGATTTAGTAGTTTCGCGGGCTGGTGCAATTTCGGTTTCGGAATTATGTTGTGTTGGTAAACCGGCAATTCTTGTTCCTTCGCCGAATGTAGCCGAAGATCATCAGACAAAAAATGCAATGGCGCTTGTAAAAGAAAATGCAGCAAGGCTTGTGAAAGATTCGGAATGCAGGCAAATACTGAGCGAAGTAATAAACGAAATGTTTGGTAACGAAGAAGAAATGAAAAATTTAAGTTGTAATATAAAACGACTTGCTTTGCCTGATGCTGCAATAACAATTGCAAAAGAAGTTATTAAATTAACAGGAAAAATTTTTAAATGA
- a CDS encoding putative peptidoglycan glycosyltransferase FtsW: MIKILNNIRGDKIVWLVIFILTIFSLLSVYSSTGTLAYRYQHGNTEYYLIKHFIILLFGLGLMYVAHLVKYTYYSRISQLAMFIAVPLLLFTLFTGTNVNEASRWLTLPVINLTFQSSDFAKLALIIYVARLLSKKQEQIKDFKSAFVPIMAPILIVCGLILPANFSTAAVLFATCMTMMFIGRINMKYIFALFGIAVVLFSLFVIILMNSQSQGRLGTWKNRIENFQNPDKDENYQVEQGKIAIATGGIVGKFPGNSTQRNFLPHPYSDFIYAIIVEEYGLIGAIVVILMYLILLFRGVKIASTAPGTFGAFLAFGCCFSLVFQAFINMAVAVNLFPVTGQPLPMVSMGGTSIWFTGIAIGIILSVSKESDKEKKSGKENTEENIQEKNEEQ, from the coding sequence ATGATAAAAATACTTAACAATATCAGGGGTGATAAAATTGTATGGTTAGTAATTTTTATACTGACTATTTTTTCATTGCTGTCGGTATACAGTTCTACGGGAACGCTTGCATACCGCTATCAACATGGTAATACAGAATATTATCTAATAAAACATTTTATTATTCTGTTATTCGGTCTTGGGCTGATGTATGTTGCTCACCTGGTGAAATACACTTATTATTCAAGGATTTCACAGCTTGCCATGTTTATTGCCGTTCCTTTGTTATTGTTTACTCTTTTTACAGGAACCAATGTAAATGAGGCCAGTCGTTGGTTAACATTGCCTGTGATCAATCTTACTTTTCAAAGTTCCGATTTTGCAAAACTTGCGCTCATAATTTATGTAGCACGTTTATTATCAAAAAAACAAGAGCAGATAAAAGATTTCAAATCGGCTTTTGTTCCAATTATGGCGCCGATTTTAATTGTTTGCGGGTTGATACTTCCTGCAAATTTTTCAACAGCTGCTGTACTATTTGCAACATGTATGACAATGATGTTCATTGGGCGCATCAATATGAAATATATTTTTGCCTTGTTTGGAATCGCTGTAGTTCTATTTAGTTTATTTGTTATCATCCTTATGAATTCACAGAGTCAGGGCAGGCTGGGGACATGGAAGAACAGGATTGAAAATTTTCAGAATCCTGATAAAGATGAAAATTACCAGGTAGAACAGGGAAAAATAGCAATAGCAACAGGTGGGATAGTAGGGAAATTTCCCGGTAACAGTACACAACGTAATTTTCTGCCACATCCTTATTCCGATTTTATTTATGCTATTATTGTTGAAGAATATGGATTGATAGGAGCCATCGTTGTAATATTAATGTATTTGATTTTACTATTCAGGGGAGTAAAAATTGCATCAACCGCACCGGGAACATTTGGTGCGTTCCTGGCATTTGGTTGCTGCTTTAGCTTGGTATTCCAGGCATTCATAAATATGGCCGTAGCGGTGAATTTATTTCCGGTTACCGGTCAGCCCCTTCCAATGGTTAGTATGGGAGGAACATCCATTTGGTTTACCGGTATTGCAATAGGGATAATTCTTAGTGTAAGTAAAGAATCAGATAAAGAAAAAAAATCAGGTAAAGAAAACACAGAAGAAAATATTCAGGAAAAAAATGAAGAGCAGTAG
- the murD gene encoding UDP-N-acetylmuramoyl-L-alanine--D-glutamate ligase produces MKKIIILGAGESGVGAAILAVKKGFEVFVSDKGKIKEKYKNVLSNAGVEWEEEKHTLNRLLKADEVIKSPGIPDDTEELKKIKAKNIPVISEIEFASRFSTSKKICITGSNGKTTTSTLIHHILNKAGWDVCLAGNVGKSFAGQLAESDHEYFVLELSSFQLDGMYEFRADIAVLLNITPDHLDRYDNDFQKYADSKFRITRNQKEEDYFIYCDDDEVIKSEINKRKLKQKLIPFSIQHKLETGGFVNENEYKININQTQFRMLFQELALQGKHNLYNSLASGIAARILDIRKDVIKESLSDFQGVEHRLEFVANIHGIEFINDSKATNVNSAWYALESMTKPVIWIVGGKDKGNDYSLLNDMVKSKVKAIVCLGLDNKKIIKNFKGIVENIAETYTAIDAVRTAYHFGKQGDVVLLSPACASFDLFENYEERGKKFKEAVRDF; encoded by the coding sequence GTGAAAAAAATAATAATACTCGGAGCAGGAGAAAGTGGAGTGGGAGCAGCAATACTGGCTGTAAAGAAAGGCTTTGAGGTTTTTGTTTCGGATAAAGGTAAAATAAAAGAAAAATATAAAAACGTTCTTTCAAATGCTGGTGTTGAATGGGAAGAAGAAAAGCATACGCTGAATCGTTTGCTTAAAGCGGATGAAGTGATTAAAAGTCCCGGTATTCCTGATGATACAGAAGAGCTGAAAAAAATTAAAGCAAAAAATATTCCGGTCATATCGGAAATAGAATTTGCTTCAAGATTCAGTACTTCAAAAAAAATATGTATCACCGGAAGTAACGGAAAAACCACAACTTCAACGCTTATACATCATATTCTGAATAAAGCAGGATGGGATGTTTGTCTTGCAGGTAATGTTGGAAAAAGTTTTGCCGGGCAACTTGCTGAAAGCGATCATGAATATTTTGTGTTGGAATTAAGCAGTTTTCAGCTTGACGGAATGTATGAGTTTCGTGCAGATATAGCGGTGTTGTTAAACATTACACCCGATCACCTGGACCGCTACGATAACGATTTTCAGAAGTATGCAGATTCGAAATTCAGAATTACAAGAAATCAAAAAGAAGAAGATTATTTTATTTACTGTGATGATGATGAAGTGATAAAAAGTGAAATCAATAAAAGAAAATTAAAACAAAAATTAATTCCGTTCTCTATTCAACACAAGCTTGAAACAGGCGGATTTGTTAATGAAAATGAATATAAAATAAATATAAACCAAACCCAATTTAGAATGCTCTTTCAAGAATTAGCACTACAAGGTAAACACAACCTTTACAATTCGCTGGCTTCAGGAATCGCTGCGCGGATTCTTGACATCAGAAAAGATGTTATAAAAGAAAGCCTCTCCGATTTTCAAGGTGTTGAGCACCGACTGGAGTTTGTCGCCAATATTCATGGTATTGAATTTATAAACGATTCAAAAGCCACGAATGTGAATTCGGCATGGTATGCTTTGGAAAGCATGACCAAGCCTGTGATTTGGATTGTTGGCGGAAAAGACAAAGGCAACGATTATTCTTTACTTAATGATATGGTGAAGAGTAAAGTGAAGGCAATTGTTTGTCTTGGTCTTGACAATAAAAAAATCATAAAAAATTTTAAAGGGATCGTTGAAAATATTGCGGAAACCTATACTGCAATTGATGCGGTAAGAACAGCATATCATTTCGGAAAACAGGGTGATGTGGTTTTGTTATCACCGGCATGTGCCAGTTTCGACCTCTTCGAAAATTATGAAGAGCGTGGAAAAAAATTCAAGGAAGCAGTTCGTGATTTTTAA
- the mraY gene encoding phospho-N-acetylmuramoyl-pentapeptide-transferase, with protein sequence MLYYLFDFLDKQYDFPGAGLFQYISFRATAAIITSLLLSLFVGKRLINYLRKKQVGEDIRDLGLEGQIQKKGTPTMGGLIILLSIVIPTLLFAKLHNIYIILMLIATVWLGAIGFIDDYIKVFKKNKKGLAGKFKILGQVGLGLIVGCTLYFSNNVVIKQKAERHASYVDSQTMFKMDNFNEAQLSFSKETVKSTKTTIPFFKNNEFDYADLLSWLGGDYRKFAFLIFIPIVIFIIVAVSNGANLTDGIDGLASGTSAIIGTTLGVLAYVSGNIIFANYLNIMYIPNLGELTIYVGSFVGACIGFLWYNSFPAQVFMGDTGSLALGGIIAVFAIIIRKELLIPILCGIFFVQSLSVSIQVLYFKYTKRKYGEGRRVFLMAPLHHHYQKKGYHEAKITLRFMIIGIILAIITIVTLKIR encoded by the coding sequence ATGCTGTATTACTTATTCGATTTTTTAGATAAGCAGTATGATTTTCCGGGAGCCGGGCTATTCCAGTATATCAGCTTTCGTGCTACTGCTGCGATAATCACTTCGCTGCTTTTATCCTTATTCGTTGGTAAAAGATTGATCAATTATTTGCGAAAAAAACAAGTGGGTGAAGATATCCGCGATTTAGGCCTGGAAGGTCAGATTCAGAAAAAAGGTACACCAACTATGGGTGGTTTGATAATTCTTTTATCAATAGTAATACCTACGCTTCTGTTTGCAAAGCTGCATAATATTTATATAATACTGATGCTTATTGCTACAGTTTGGTTAGGTGCAATTGGTTTTATTGATGATTATATTAAGGTATTCAAAAAAAATAAAAAAGGCCTGGCTGGAAAATTTAAAATACTTGGACAAGTAGGATTGGGGCTTATTGTAGGATGTACACTTTATTTCAGTAATAATGTTGTGATAAAACAAAAAGCTGAAAGGCATGCCAGTTATGTTGATTCACAGACCATGTTTAAAATGGATAACTTCAATGAGGCACAATTAAGTTTTTCTAAAGAAACTGTAAAATCAACTAAAACAACCATTCCATTTTTTAAGAATAATGAATTTGATTATGCCGATTTGCTTTCATGGCTTGGTGGTGATTACAGGAAATTTGCATTTCTTATTTTTATCCCGATAGTGATTTTTATAATCGTAGCGGTTTCAAACGGGGCAAACCTGACGGACGGAATTGACGGGCTTGCATCGGGAACCTCAGCAATTATTGGAACTACGCTGGGTGTGCTTGCATATGTTTCGGGTAACATCATTTTTGCAAATTATCTAAATATTATGTACATCCCGAATTTGGGTGAGCTGACCATTTATGTAGGTTCTTTTGTTGGTGCATGTATCGGGTTCCTATGGTACAATTCATTTCCTGCGCAAGTGTTTATGGGCGATACAGGAAGTTTGGCTTTAGGCGGAATCATTGCCGTTTTTGCAATCATCATTCGTAAAGAGCTTTTGATACCTATACTGTGCGGAATATTTTTCGTGCAGAGTCTTTCGGTTTCTATACAGGTACTTTATTTCAAATACACGAAACGCAAGTATGGCGAAGGACGCAGAGTTTTCCTGATGGCGCCGTTACATCATCATTATCAGAAGAAAGGTTATCACGAAGCCAAGATTACATTACGTTTCATGATTATAGGAATAATACTGGCAATTATTACGATAGTAACATTAAAGATTCGATAA
- a CDS encoding UDP-N-acetylmuramoyl-L-alanyl-D-glutamate--2,6-diaminopimelate ligase, with protein MKLLKDILYKTGIIETLGNTEREISGIAFDSRKVEKGSLFVAVKGTKADGHEFIEQTEKSGAVAIVCEKFPEKISDEITYIKVADSSYALGWIAANYYDNPSEKLNVIGITGTNGKTTTATLLHQLFIELGYKAGLFSTVCLKINDTVLPATHTTPDAIQIQSILKDMADKGCTYCFMEVSSHAIVQHRITGIDFAGGVFTNITHDHLDFHKTFEEYLHAKKTFFDTLGSKAFALSNTDDKNGKVMLQNSKAANYTYALKNVADYKAKIIENRFTGLQLNIDGIDVWFKLVGSFNAYNLLGIYATACLLGLDKSEVLTVLSRLTAVEGRFETVFAKDKTVAIVDYAHTPDALENVLKTIAAVKDDDSNVITVVGCGGDRDKTKRPVMANIACKLSDKVIITSDNPRSEDPEKIIEDMLAGVDITDRRKVVVVADRREAIRTACHLTSPHDIILIAGKGHEKYQDIKGVKHPFDDLKVVNEIFEQLK; from the coding sequence ATGAAATTGCTTAAAGACATATTATATAAAACAGGCATTATAGAAACGCTTGGAAATACCGAAAGAGAAATATCCGGTATTGCTTTCGATTCAAGAAAAGTTGAAAAGGGGAGCCTGTTTGTTGCCGTAAAAGGTACGAAAGCCGATGGACATGAATTTATTGAGCAAACTGAAAAATCGGGTGCTGTAGCGATTGTATGCGAAAAATTTCCTGAAAAAATTTCTGATGAAATTACTTATATAAAAGTTGCCGACAGCAGTTATGCTTTGGGATGGATTGCTGCAAATTACTATGATAACCCTTCGGAGAAGCTTAATGTTATTGGTATAACGGGGACGAATGGAAAAACCACAACTGCAACATTATTGCATCAACTTTTTATAGAACTCGGATATAAAGCTGGTTTGTTTTCTACAGTTTGTTTAAAAATTAACGATACAGTTTTACCTGCTACACATACTACTCCTGATGCAATTCAAATTCAGTCGATACTGAAAGATATGGCTGATAAAGGTTGTACCTATTGTTTTATGGAAGTCAGTTCACATGCAATAGTGCAGCATCGCATAACAGGAATTGATTTTGCAGGCGGTGTGTTTACAAATATCACTCATGATCACCTGGATTTTCATAAAACATTTGAAGAATATCTTCATGCAAAAAAAACATTCTTTGATACATTGGGCAGCAAAGCATTTGCTTTAAGCAATACCGATGATAAAAATGGAAAAGTGATGTTACAAAATTCCAAAGCTGCTAATTATACTTATGCGTTAAAGAATGTAGCTGATTATAAAGCTAAAATTATTGAAAATCGTTTTACCGGTCTTCAATTAAACATTGATGGAATAGATGTCTGGTTCAAGCTTGTGGGAAGTTTCAATGCATACAATCTTTTAGGAATATATGCAACAGCATGTTTGCTTGGCCTCGATAAATCGGAAGTCCTGACAGTGTTAAGCCGTTTAACTGCTGTGGAAGGACGATTCGAAACGGTATTCGCAAAAGATAAAACCGTTGCAATTGTTGATTATGCACACACTCCCGATGCACTGGAAAATGTTCTTAAAACCATTGCAGCTGTTAAAGATGACGATAGTAATGTGATAACAGTAGTTGGTTGTGGCGGCGATAGGGATAAGACCAAACGCCCGGTAATGGCAAACATTGCATGTAAATTAAGTGATAAAGTTATTATAACATCCGATAATCCAAGATCGGAAGATCCTGAAAAAATTATTGAAGATATGCTTGCAGGGGTTGATATTACTGATAGAAGAAAAGTCGTTGTTGTTGCTGACAGAAGAGAAGCTATACGCACAGCTTGTCATCTTACTTCACCTCATGACATAATTCTGATTGCCGGTAAAGGGCATGAGAAGTACCAGGATATTAAAGGAGTGAAACATCCTTTTGATGATTTAAAAGTAGTAAATGAAATTTTTGAACAATTAAAATAA
- a CDS encoding penicillin-binding transpeptidase domain-containing protein, translating into MKEVKKDILWRVYLVYVVVLVFSFFIIGQICHIQFVEGDHWRERSRQQTIDTMMVEAIRGNICAEDGSLLATSIPIFDIYWDSQVITDEIFDKNVDSLSCCLAQIFKDKTRQQFRKLLTAARKEKKEYVLIHKSLLTDESTQVTYEQLKILKTFPIFRLGKNRGGLVVDQKEKRVTPYQSLAKRTIGFEREGIFVGLEGAYSKQLEGVSGIRLRKKIAGGVWMPLNENEIEPQNGSDVITTINIDIQDVAENALRKTLIANDADHGCAILMEVETGHIKAITNLSRTSEGEYEEKYNYAIGESTEPGSTFKLFSVVAALDDGKITLGDMVPIGKTTYFDREMKDSHINGYGPVPVRRAFEISSNVGISKAIFKAYKDNPQRFIDKLYSMRINLPLGIDIGGEAMPVVKNTKNKSWSRVTLPWMSIGYEVALTPLQILSFYNTVANDGKMVKPMFVQEIRKTGKVVETKKTVVLKDSICSKKTVLQVQKLLEGVVDSGTAKHLKNSVYRIAGKTGTAQVAQNSKGYKDKGSISYKASFVGYFPADNPKYSCIVVINNPSKGAYYGGSVAAPVFKQIADRVFATQLEIHQQKEDSVYANTNIPFVKAGNQKDLYTIYKQLDFATLTQSPNALWVSVASDEKTITFRDKPFKYGNVPDVIGMGLRDALYLLESTGLKVNVSGKGKVVSQSITAGTNVKKGNHINIVLSYQATIAEAPLALLEVPKKDSVKVENKKESKSEKNIKTDLKNKTITDKKIKTETNKIIDKPAKKPVTKPAAKPTTKTTTKSVAKPATKTVKSTENKTTKSTSNKTTEKPKTSN; encoded by the coding sequence ATGAAAGAAGTTAAGAAAGACATACTATGGCGTGTTTATTTGGTCTACGTAGTAGTCCTTGTCTTCTCTTTCTTTATCATAGGACAGATCTGCCATATACAGTTTGTTGAAGGTGATCATTGGCGCGAGCGTTCAAGGCAGCAAACAATAGACACCATGATGGTTGAAGCCATCAGGGGTAATATATGTGCTGAAGATGGCAGTTTGCTTGCAACCTCAATCCCTATATTTGATATTTACTGGGATTCACAGGTAATAACAGATGAAATATTTGATAAGAATGTAGATTCACTTTCCTGTTGTCTTGCTCAAATTTTCAAAGATAAAACCAGGCAACAATTCAGAAAACTACTTACGGCTGCACGTAAAGAAAAGAAAGAATATGTTCTTATTCATAAATCATTGCTGACAGATGAAAGCACACAGGTAACATATGAACAATTAAAGATATTAAAAACATTTCCAATATTCAGGTTAGGAAAAAACAGGGGCGGACTTGTTGTTGATCAAAAGGAAAAGCGTGTAACTCCATACCAGTCGCTGGCAAAACGGACAATTGGTTTTGAACGTGAAGGAATCTTTGTTGGATTGGAAGGTGCTTATAGCAAGCAACTGGAAGGTGTAAGCGGAATAAGATTAAGAAAGAAAATTGCTGGAGGTGTTTGGATGCCTTTGAATGAAAATGAAATTGAACCCCAGAACGGCAGCGATGTAATTACTACGATCAATATTGATATTCAGGATGTAGCTGAAAATGCTTTACGGAAAACGCTTATAGCCAATGATGCCGATCATGGATGTGCAATATTGATGGAAGTTGAAACCGGGCATATTAAAGCAATTACAAATCTATCGAGAACATCTGAAGGCGAATACGAAGAAAAATATAATTATGCCATTGGTGAAAGTACCGAACCCGGTTCTACATTCAAATTATTTTCTGTTGTTGCCGCATTGGATGATGGTAAGATAACCCTTGGAGATATGGTTCCTATAGGAAAGACAACCTATTTCGACAGGGAAATGAAAGATTCTCATATCAATGGTTACGGTCCGGTTCCTGTGCGTCGTGCTTTTGAAATATCATCGAACGTGGGAATTTCAAAAGCTATTTTTAAAGCATATAAAGATAATCCGCAGCGCTTTATTGACAAGCTATACAGCATGCGTATCAATCTGCCTTTAGGTATTGATATTGGTGGTGAAGCAATGCCTGTTGTTAAGAATACAAAAAATAAAAGCTGGTCGCGGGTTACGCTGCCATGGATGTCGATAGGTTATGAAGTGGCACTTACTCCATTGCAAATACTTTCATTTTATAACACCGTTGCAAATGACGGGAAAATGGTAAAACCCATGTTTGTTCAGGAGATCAGGAAAACCGGAAAAGTTGTTGAAACAAAAAAAACAGTTGTGCTTAAAGATTCTATTTGTTCTAAAAAAACAGTTCTGCAGGTACAAAAACTTTTAGAAGGAGTTGTTGATAGTGGTACAGCAAAGCATCTGAAAAATTCTGTATATAGAATTGCCGGAAAAACAGGAACAGCACAGGTTGCACAAAACAGCAAGGGTTATAAAGATAAAGGAAGCATTAGCTATAAGGCATCTTTTGTTGGATATTTCCCTGCCGATAATCCTAAATATTCATGTATCGTAGTAATAAACAATCCTTCAAAAGGTGCGTATTATGGCGGTTCTGTGGCTGCTCCTGTTTTCAAACAGATTGCCGACAGGGTATTTGCAACACAACTTGAGATTCATCAGCAGAAAGAAGATTCAGTATATGCCAATACGAATATCCCATTTGTAAAAGCAGGAAATCAAAAAGATCTGTATACCATATATAAGCAGCTTGATTTTGCTACACTTACCCAATCTCCAAATGCATTATGGGTTTCCGTAGCTTCTGATGAGAAGACCATTACATTCAGGGATAAACCTTTTAAATACGGCAATGTGCCCGATGTTATTGGAATGGGCTTACGTGATGCTTTGTATTTACTTGAAAGCACCGGGTTAAAAGTAAATGTTTCGGGTAAAGGTAAAGTTGTGTCACAATCCATTACTGCCGGAACCAACGTGAAAAAAGGAAATCACATAAATATTGTTTTATCATACCAGGCGACAATTGCTGAAGCGCCGCTTGCACTACTTGAAGTTCCCAAAAAAGATTCTGTAAAAGTTGAGAATAAAAAAGAATCCAAATCAGAAAAAAATATTAAAACAGATTTAAAGAATAAAACAATAACAGATAAAAAAATAAAAACAGAAACTAATAAAATTATTGATAAGCCTGCTAAGAAACCTGTTACAAAACCTGCCGCGAAACCTACTACAAAGACTACTACAAAATCTGTAGCAAAACCGGCGACCAAAACAGTCAAGTCAACAGAAAATAAAACAACAAAAAGTACATCAAATAAAACAACAGAAAAACCGAAAACAAGTAATTAA
- a CDS encoding FtsL-like putative cell division protein — protein sequence MGENSYKEPEIIEPEEKEPVKPVKKRKVNPVVKGIQSVLDGTILARKSVMENIPFVLYIVLLVVLYIANSFYAEKKIIEIEKVKKENKELRSENITSKSRLMFYSRQSEVIKRIEPYGIKESVTPPYKIFIESDTTVKATENND from the coding sequence ATGGGAGAAAACTCATATAAAGAACCGGAAATAATCGAGCCCGAAGAAAAAGAGCCCGTGAAACCTGTGAAAAAACGCAAGGTGAATCCTGTTGTTAAAGGTATTCAGAGCGTGCTTGATGGAACCATACTTGCAAGAAAATCGGTAATGGAAAACATTCCGTTTGTATTGTACATCGTTTTATTAGTGGTGCTTTATATAGCCAATTCATTCTATGCTGAAAAGAAAATTATTGAAATAGAAAAAGTAAAGAAAGAAAATAAAGAATTGCGTTCGGAAAATATCACATCCAAATCGAGACTGATGTTTTACAGTCGTCAATCGGAAGTGATAAAACGAATAGAACCATACGGAATAAAGGAATCTGTAACTCCTCCTTATAAAATTTTTATTGAATCGGATACTACCGTTAAGGCAACGGAAAATAATGATTAA
- the rsmH gene encoding 16S rRNA (cytosine(1402)-N(4))-methyltransferase RsmH produces MIYHETVLLRESIEGLAIKPGGIYVDATFGGGGHSKEILKQIENGNLVAFDQDADAFQNVIDDKRLIMIHGNFRYLKNFLKYHNIKSVDGIIADLGISSYQIDQPERGFTIRGNAEIDLRMNKNNELNAQEILATYSLEQLSNLLYEYAELKEAKKIAHKIVQYREDKKIKTISNLEEAIGGFAERGKENKFFAKILQALRIEINQELESLKELLVSGEEVLNPGGRFVVISYHSLEDRLVKNFFRSGNFEGTESKDFFGNKEIFMKIITRKPVVPCDEEIEKNKRARSAKMRIAEKN; encoded by the coding sequence ATGATTTACCATGAAACTGTTCTGCTGCGCGAAAGCATTGAAGGGCTTGCGATAAAGCCCGGCGGCATCTACGTAGATGCGACATTTGGCGGCGGCGGACATTCTAAAGAAATTTTAAAACAAATTGAAAACGGTAACCTGGTTGCTTTTGACCAGGATGCTGATGCTTTTCAAAATGTGATTGATGATAAAAGGCTAATCATGATTCATGGAAATTTCAGGTATCTGAAAAATTTTCTGAAGTATCATAATATAAAATCAGTTGATGGTATTATTGCCGACCTTGGTATTTCATCCTATCAGATCGATCAGCCGGAAAGAGGATTTACCATACGCGGCAATGCAGAAATTGATTTGCGTATGAATAAAAATAATGAATTGAATGCACAGGAAATATTGGCAACATACAGCCTGGAACAATTGAGTAATTTATTATATGAGTATGCTGAATTAAAAGAAGCAAAAAAAATTGCTCATAAAATTGTTCAATACAGAGAGGACAAAAAAATTAAAACCATTAGTAACCTGGAAGAAGCAATTGGCGGCTTTGCAGAAAGAGGAAAGGAAAATAAATTCTTTGCAAAAATATTACAGGCATTACGAATAGAAATAAATCAGGAACTGGAATCACTGAAAGAGCTATTGGTAAGCGGTGAAGAAGTATTGAATCCGGGAGGAAGGTTTGTTGTAATATCATATCATTCGCTGGAGGACAGGCTGGTTAAAAATTTTTTCAGGAGTGGGAATTTTGAAGGAACAGAATCAAAAGATTTTTTTGGTAATAAAGAAATATTTATGAAAATAATTACAAGGAAGCCTGTTGTTCCCTGTGATGAAGAAATTGAAAAAAATAAAAGAGCACGAAGTGCAAAAATGAGAATTGCTGAAAAGAACTGA
- the mraZ gene encoding division/cell wall cluster transcriptional repressor MraZ, with amino-acid sequence MTNLIGEFECRIDVKGRFMLPSGLKKQLPTEEQERFVVNRGFEKCLVLYPRNVWKVISDEINQLNLYNKKNRDFVRYFYRGATELVLDSASRLLLPKQLSIYAGIDKELVLSAFSNRVEIWSKGVYENLLTNEPEDFSTLAEEVMGNKENKEKTGNDLP; translated from the coding sequence ATGACAAACCTAATTGGAGAATTCGAGTGCCGCATAGATGTTAAAGGGCGTTTTATGCTGCCCTCAGGTTTGAAAAAACAATTACCTACAGAGGAACAGGAAAGGTTTGTAGTAAACAGAGGTTTTGAAAAGTGCCTTGTTTTATATCCCCGAAACGTGTGGAAGGTTATCAGTGATGAAATAAATCAGCTGAATCTTTACAATAAGAAAAACCGTGATTTTGTCAGATATTTTTACCGCGGAGCTACCGAGTTAGTACTTGATTCTGCAAGCAGACTTTTATTGCCAAAACAACTTTCAATATATGCAGGAATTGACAAAGAGCTTGTGCTTTCCGCATTTTCCAATCGTGTTGAAATTTGGTCAAAAGGAGTTTATGAAAACCTGCTTACTAATGAACCTGAGGATTTTTCAACATTGGCAGAAGAGGTAATGGGGAATAAAGAAAACAAGGAGAAGACCGGGAATGATTTACCATGA